In Rutidosis leptorrhynchoides isolate AG116_Rl617_1_P2 chromosome 2, CSIRO_AGI_Rlap_v1, whole genome shotgun sequence, one genomic interval encodes:
- the LOC139890134 gene encoding uncharacterized protein, with product MAEGISITCLNSFCKCILELYVNEYLRKPTSSDIARLYSANEEMHGANNDFNVLNQSSLFDDIKNGTAPFASFNVNGNEYTDGYYLADSIYLDWATLIKAYSTSTDEPREKFKQFQESARKDAERTFSIFQGRYHILQMAGRPHSVNKLRRILYFCVLLHNMIVEDNGYTITWLDEESLRTDEANPNFVVK from the exons ATGGCCGAAGGTATATCAATTACCTGTCTTAACAGCTTTTGTAAATGTATTTTGGAACTGTATGTTAATGAATATTTGAGGAAACCAACGAGTAGCGATATAGCTCGTTTGTATAGCGCTAATGAAGAAATGCATG GTGCGAACAACGATTTTAATGTTTTGAATCAATCTTCGTTGTTTGATGACATCAAGAATGGAACTGCACCATTTGCTTCATTTAATGTAAATGGAAATGAGTACACAGATGGTTATTATTTGGCGGACAGTATTTACCTAGATTGGGCAACGTTAATCAAGGCGTATTCGACCTCAACGGATGAGCCACGTGAAAAATTTAAACAATTTCAAGAAAGTGCACGTAAGGATGCCGAGAGAACGTTCAGCATTTTTCAGGGTAGATACCATATTTTACAAATGGCTGGACGACCACACAGTGTTAACAAGTTGAGAAGAATATTGTATTTTTGTGTGCTTTTGCACAACATGATAGTCGAGGATAATGGCTACACAATTACATGGCTCGATGAAGAATCACTCAGGACTGATGAAGCTAATCCAAACTTTGTCGTGAAATAA